A single window of Pungitius pungitius chromosome 20, fPunPun2.1, whole genome shotgun sequence DNA harbors:
- the LOC119195389 gene encoding low choriolytic enzyme-like encodes MDLRAAFSLLLVLGLSCAEEGIDHDTAKEEDLTTVIMRMNNGSDGYLLEGDMVIPTKRNAMQCSNAKYSCLWQRGASGYVEVPFVMSNDYDDTEKSVIYAAMNEFRDKTCIRFVPRRGEIAYLSIQSRFGCSSFVGRIGDRQVVSLQRNGCVQRGIVQHELLHALGFYHEHTRADRDNYISIKWNNIASYNQYNFVKQESDYLNTPYDYTSVMHYGKTAFANAGTESIIPIPDPNVPIGQRVTMSQIDLLRIRRLYKC; translated from the exons ATGGATCTCAGAGCAgcgttttctcttcttctggtTCTGGGCCTCAGTTGTGCCGAAGAGGGCATC gaTCATGACACTGCTAAGG AAGAGGATCTAACCACAGTTATTATGAGGATGAACAACG GGTCAGATGGCTATCTGTTGGAAGGAGATATGGTGATTCCAACAAAAAGGAATGCCATGCAGTGCAGTAATGCAAAATATAGCTGTCTCTGGCAAAGGGGTGCTAGCGGCTACGTGGAAGTCCCATTCGTGATGAGCAATGATTACG ACGACACTGAGAAGAGTGTGATTTACGCCGCGATGAACGAGTTCAGGGACAAAACCTGCATCCGCTTTGTTCCACGTCGCGGTGAGATCGCGTACCTGAGCATCCAATCGAGATTCGG gtgTTCCTCGTTTGTGGGCCGCATcggggacagacaggtggtgTCACTGCAGAGGAACGGCTGCGTGCAAAGGGGCATCGTCCAGCACGAGCTGTTGCACGCGCTGGGCTTCTACCACGAGCACACTCGCGCCGACCGCGACAATTACATCTCAATCAAGTGGAACAACATCGCTTCTT ATAATCAGTACAACTTTGTGAAGCAGGAATCGGATTATCTCAACACTCCGTATGATTACACATCCGTGATGCACTACGGAAA AACGGCCTTCGCAAATGCGGGAACAGAGTCCATAATCCCGATCCCCGACCCCAATGTTCCCATTGGGCAAAGAGTGACTATGTCCCAAATCGACCTTCTCCGGATCAGGAGACTCTACAAGTGCTGA
- the LOC119195388 gene encoding low choriolytic enzyme-like yields the protein MDLRAVFSLLLVLGLSCAEEGIDHDTAKEEDLTTVIMRMNNGSDGYLMEGDMVIPTKRNAIKCSNSRDSCLWPKGASGFVEVPFEMSDNYDDTDKSVIYAAMNEFRAKTCIRFVPRRGETAYLSIQPRAGCFSSVGRVGFLQVVSLQRFGCVVNGIVEHELMHALGFYHEHTRADRDNYVSIKWDNISSDMQYNFVKQDSDYLNTPYDYTSVMHYGKTAFANPGTESMIPIPDPKVPIGQRVTMSQIDLLRIKRLYKC from the exons ATGGATCTCAGAgcagtgttttctcttcttctggtTCTGGGCCTCAGTTGTGCCGAAGAGGGCATC gaTCATGACACTGCTAAGG AAGAGGATCTAACCACAGTTATTATGAGGATGAACAACG GGTCAGATGGCTATCTGATGGAAGGAGATATGGTGATTCCAACAAAAAGGAATGCCATCAAGTGCAGTAATTCAAGAGATAGCTGTCTCTGGCCAAAGGGTGCTAGCGGCTTCGTGGAAGTCCCATTCGAGATGAGCGATAATTACG ACGACACCGACAAGAGTGTGATTTACGCCGCGATGAACGAGTTCAGGGCCAAAACCTGCATCCGCTTCGTTCCACGTCGCGGTGAGACCGCGTACCTGAGCATCCAACCGAGAGCCGG GTGTTTCTCGTCGGTGGGCCGCGTCGGGTTCTTACAGGTGGTGTCACTGCAGAGGTTCGGCTGCGTGGTAAACGGCATCGTTGAGCACGAGCTGATGCACGCGCTGGGCTTCTACCACGAGCACACTCGCGCCGACCGCGACAATTACGTCTCAATCAAGTGGGACAACATCTCTTCTG ATATGCAGTATAACTTTGTGAAACAGGATTCGGATTATCTCAACACTCCGTATGATTACACATCCGTGATGCACTACGGAAA AACGGCCTTCGCAAATCCGGGAACAGAATCCATGATCCCGATCCCCGACCCCAAAGTTCCCATCGGGCAAAGAGTGACTATGTCCCAAATCGACCTTCTCCGGATCAAGAGACTCTACAAGTGCTGA
- the LOC119195387 gene encoding low choriolytic enzyme-like: MELRAAFSLLLVLGLGLSCAEEGIDHDTAKEEDLTTVIMRMNNGSDGYLLEGDMVIPTKRNAMQCSNAKYSCLWQRGASGYVEVPFVMSNDYDDTEKSVIYAAMNEFRDKTCIRFVPRRGEIAYLSIQSRLGCSSFVGRIGDIQVVSLQRNGCVQRGIVEHELMHALGFYHEHTRADRDNYISIKWDNIASYNQYNFVKQDSDYLNTPYDYTSVMHYGKTAFANPGTESIIPIPDPKVPIGQRVTMSQIDLLRIKRLYKC, translated from the exons ATGGAGCTCAGAGCAgcgttttctcttcttctggtTCTGGGCCTGGGCCTCAGTTGCGCCGAAGAGGGCATC GATCATGACACTGCTAAGG AAGAGGATCTAACCACAGTTATTATGAGGATGAACAACG GGTCAGATGGCTATCTGTTGGAAGGAGATATGGTGATTCCAACAAAAAGGAATGCCATGCAGTGCAGTAATGCAAAATATAGCTGTCTCTGGCAAAGGGGGGCTAGCGGCTACGTGGAAGTCCCATTCGTGATGAGCAATGATTACG ACGACACTGAGAAGAGCGTGATTTACGCCGCGATGAACGAGTTCAGGGACAAAACCTGCATCCGCTTCGTTCCACGTCGCGGTGAGATCGCGTACCTGAGCATCCAATCGAGACTCGG gtgTTCCTCGTTTGTAGGCCGCATCGGGGACATACAGGTGGTGTCACTGCAGAGGAACGGCTGTGTGCAAAGGGGCATCGTCGAGCACGAGCTGATGCACGCGCTAGGCTTCTACCACGAGCACACTCGCGCCGACCGCGACAATTATATCTCAATCAAGTGGGACAACATCGCTTCTT ATAATCAGTACAACTTTGTGAAGCAGGATTCGGATTATCTCAACACTCCGTATGATTACACATCCGTGATGCACTACGGAAA AACGGCCTTCGCAAATCCGGGAACAGAGTCCATAATCCCGATCCCCGACCCCAAAGTTCCCATCGGGCAAAGAGTGACTATGTCCCAAATCGACCTTCTCCGGATCAAGAGACTCTACAAGTGCTGA